The following nucleotide sequence is from Nothobranchius furzeri strain GRZ-AD chromosome 11, NfurGRZ-RIMD1, whole genome shotgun sequence.
CAGCAGCTCTGATAAAAGCTCAGATCACATCCTAACAGCTTTGCTTGGCTCAAGATCCTCCACGCTGACCCGGTGCATTCTGGGATTTGTTGTTTGTGTCCTCTACATCCATGGGTCGGTAATAATTATGGAAGAATAATGGGCCAGACCCAAGTGACACATGTGGTTTCAAGTCTCCAGGTGGTCTCACCTCCTTGGACCATCTGACGGGCCATGTAGAGGGCAGTGGAGCCTGTGGAGCAGTTGTTGTTCACATTGATGATGGGAATCCCAGTCAGACCTAAACTGTGGTAAATGGCCCTCTGCCCACATGTAGAGTCGCCTGAAGCAGTCgggtagatttaaaaaaaaacagagttATATTTATGAAGGAGATTATGTTAGAAGTTCTCCTGCTTCCACCATGCAGGCCTTACCGTAGACGTATCCTACAAAGGCCTGTTCTACCGCGGAGTATGGGACCCCCGCATCTACAAGAGCTCTTTCACctgaaacgcacacacacacacacacactttattacTCATTTATGGACAGCCTGAAATACACTGTTCAATCCTTCAGGAAAGTTTTCCAGGCATGTTGGAGAATATTTGAAAAGTAGAGCTGGGACGATaatcaattaatcaattaatcaattaatcgtaCGATTGATGAAAATGAATTTCCAGCCTCGATATatcgcagggtatctgcaggtttaaggaagccaaatttaagagtttttaagaccttttttaaggccactttgaccaaatttaagctatttttttttattaaatttaagataaaatttccagctattgcctggaaccggtgctaaccacgtcgtgaacgtggaattagccatccagttaccattaaacttgcacttccccatggcgcaagctcccactagcttaaccagctaatgtgctcatctaaaaatagccccctttcacaaaccaaccgaatgtgtaaggttccgcttacgccaatatcatacacaaaaaatgctgaatactaaatagaaattcacgaaaatgttatagaaataaaagaatcttgtttattgggtctttggacatttaagacctttggaaactgtatttaaggattatttgtcatttttaaggatttttaaggccttaaacttggaaaagcaaatttaagactttttaaggacccccgGATACCCTGTATCGGTCTTTGTCAGACACGTGACCTGCGTGTCAACCACGCCCCTTAGCGCCATTTTAGGTGTATGACTTGCGTTGCTAGGGGAAGCCGCAGCTGAAGTTGAAGCAGAAACAAGAGTCAAAAGGATGGATAAACGAACGAGGATGAACACATTCCTACAGGGATAAACTTCTGAGAGAGGCTAGAGATCGGTATTTTCAGAAATTGTAAACAACCAATAACGTAGACCTCTATGACCTCAAAGGAAACAATCGGAGCTCAAACGTTTTATTACTGCCAAAAATATATATCACTTGagttaaataaaggtttaattgttgcattttaaagggtgcacttgtgttattatgatatattaacattgcaTAAGTGGTTATTTTGGATAACGTCGACAATAATATCATTTATCGTCAATAATTTGTTGGCGAATATatagtccagcaaaatgtgtcatCGTCCCAGGCCTATTTGAAAGCTTTTTCTGCTTTATCATAATAAAATAAATGACCCCACCTGAATCCAACTACTTGGTGTTATTTATTGTGCTTATCTGAGTGTTTTACAGAACTTGTGATGTGTTTAGGATCAGTGTTGTGCTGCAAAATAACATAATTgatgttttttcttttattttactgATCAGCCTCCAACCATAAGAGCCTCCACCGTGCTTCACAGGTGGATCAACCATTGTACCTCCTTTCTAACACATGAAAATTCGTTTCAACCCTGAATCTAGAAATGTACTTTATCCATTCCTGTGTGGAATCAACCACCTGCGTCTTTGGCCATCTCAGGATAGTCATAGTCTTCTCTGGCTCCGGGTTTATCAAActggagaaaaacaaagaaaatacaaaCAGACGAGAGTCACTAAAATCTGTTTTCTTACAATAACATTTGAATTTTATGTACTTTTAATTAGCATGATAATTATTGGAGTAAAGTATCCACACACATCAGCACGATAGGACAAGGAAGAACCCTCTCGCTAACACCAGTTCGTTTTGTAAcagtatgaaatgactgttttccaccaagtcattttccccctcccctctgacacagaactagtctgcatgagatatggtctcaaggtctcatgcatttgctctaaactgctttctttccagcccaagagaagaatgaagaaaaggactctctccttttaattaatgaaagaactctatttttaataaagctaatcaaacaaagtattagtcaataataagatgtgactagggctgcaacttccACTCCTCAGGCAGTCTCTTGAGGATAGTTTAAAATCCTTGTTTACAGTAGTAGGACTTGTGGGCCAAGTTACTGTCTTACATTAGTTCTGAATATAAAGTTGCACATTTGAAGGGCAGTGTTAACGGAATAATTTATTGCACATTCTTTTTGAtactaatatttttatttttttatgtaactGTCTCAGGGAATGTTAAGTTTAAAGTAATATTATTTATATTTGTGTTTTCATCTCAAATGTTAAGGTGGAAGTAATTTAATTCTCTGATTTTTCTAAAGAAACAATTACTATTTTCCATTATACAAACAcattaataaaatgtcatttatACATAACATTTAAATTTGTTGTTCTCATTATTAAGTCTGTCTTTTTTATATTGTATATTTATAATTGAACCTTAATTTAGCAAAAGTATGTTTTATTCaattactcgattaatcgatccgGATATTCGATAGAATACTCGATtactaaaatattcgatagctgcagccctagatgtgaccaatctgtgaaatcaaaatattaattactttattataatcctatagaatataataagtaatatgactttaaatgtttccactaggactgatctcacgtagcgttaagacatgacacattgctttactgatccaatcagaatctgccagatctgacggaggcgtggttttggtggtgtttggtaaatctgtcatcttttcattcgaccataaaccaaaacatacgaagtataaaactatgcccacgtcatctctaacgccagttcaaagcgttctagagaagttgtcagagtggccaatccgtaactttcctcttcagctaaagaaccaacgacaagctggataaaatctgttgctgttccaactgctgcaacggctcctttcagaataaaagctgaaccatcacgaccccgttttgggtgtTGTTAGATGCCAaaaaactgttgtgacccggaagtatctcaaagactggtctggtcggcaaccgctgcttttcctaccgactTCGATTCCAGAAAGGgtaaagctggacctcgacattcctgatctagacagggacttccgctaagggtacgtagaccaacagaatggcgttgaatgtgtttatgaatctcctaaccaaagcttagagcgaagacatcaccttcatttcccagaactaattgcttcttcagatttgctggttctgagcaacattccacatcactccattctccgtctcattcaccttagtaacaccatacatttagtgttaaagttagtctagttttaatttgtttagtaataaatctttaaacttttaaaacttgactctctcttctgttgtctctgagtgaatatgaagctgttacataatccctgcaataaaaagttccaatcttcaggTTAATCGGTAATATCTGGGTTTGGAGCTGAAAGGTTTGAACTGGTCAACAGAGTCTCTGCTCTAGTTTACTGAGCGCGCACGACACGTGCAAACATTTTCTTCAATATATGATGAGACTCCACTTCACATATTGATTTAGAACATTTCccatgctatggggaaaatgaacgtCAATGTGGCGTGATAACGCCATCAATgtgtaaattagcacgtgacgtcatctggcgacatctagcgacttgggggggggggggacttcagctactttcagtcaaaaacagttgacaACACTAGATATTCTCATAAGAACTCTGGCTAAATTTAAACAAGAATAAAAGAGGTTTGATGTTGTTGTAATGCGTTTCCTCCCAGAGATAGTAGCTGCGCTTTTACCCGACAGATAAAACCTGAGGCTCCCTGCTCAGGAGGACAACCTTTCACCCAGCCCGATGGTCCTAAGGACTTTGATCTTTAAATGCTGCTATTACAGTTACTAGAAATTGATTATAACGCATCAAATGATTAAAACtataaacataaacacagaaaCACGTGGCTTTATTGAGCTGACTACATCAGCCACACTTCCATAACTGCAGAGGAACTTGGTGGCTGCTGAACAGAGTAAACTCAGCTTCAGCTACAGTCCTGAGCTAGCCAGCAATGCTAACTCCAGAACTCAGTAGCAAAGGCTCGGTACAAAACAGGTTAATAAACAACTCCTACCTTTGTCATGCCCACGCCGATGACAAACACTCTGTTCTTGTGCTGAGGGGCCATCGTTGCTCCTGCCCTCCGCTGCTCTCCTCTCAGAAGTCGGACTAAAGTCTCGGAGAGGAGCCGCATCGACCGCTAGCAGCAGCCGCGAAGATCGTCTATCTGAGAGACGATGCGTCACTCCGCGGGCCTGCTAGCAGTGGTGGACTTTGCCCTTTAaagcagagccgtgtccaggacttttaaaatggggtggcccatgtggggcacttgtttattcataggtggcaccaatggttatgcttatttatttttttgacacAAAtcgttaatttatttatttactttctagtgaatttttgagtttcacattgcacaatcaccatttttttccctcttcatcttccacttttgtggtggttagcaagtcacttcttgttgcattactgccaccaactggagttgagtgggactataAATACTATGTATGTTaatatgaaaaaatatcaaataattttaatactacatgcctgggctagaaaacaaggtgaaaggtgcatgcaaccacacactatattggagtttacaacccaagccttttgtcgacaatgtaaagtcaatttaaactggaacttagtgggggtggcacctggggtggccaatcagattctaagggtggcatgtgctatccCAGGCAACTCCCCTGCTTTAAAGCCCGGTTTTACATGGCGAGTgcgttttgtttatattttacaaCTAAATCAAACTGACAAGTGTTCAAGACAATACGTAAATGTGTTTGAAGTTAAATCACTGCTTACGCAACTTTTATTGACCTATTTTAGGGATGTTGTTTAAATGACTtggtgaatgaatgaacgaatgaatgaaagTTTAATTCAAAGgatggataaaaagttatttaaccTTTTAATCGCTGAGATGTGTTACAGCTGCTAGACATCTCAATGCTGCTGGAAATCACAATTTCCCACTGACGTGTCCAGGCCTTTTACAACGGGGTGGCCCGGAGGACTTGACTTTAAGTCTATCTTAGAGAGTCAAGTGTGGTCTCCTGTTGAGGTAGCATCAGCATCAGAGCCAGAGGCCCTAAAAGGCTCAACAACCTGATAAAAAGTCTGGTTCTATTCTGGTGaccactgtggaaccactggagatgATGGTGCAAAGTAGAAGTCTTcataaaatctaaaaaaaatgaTGGACACCCCTGAGCATCCTCTTCTTGACACCGTCATGCAACGACAGAGCATCCTCAGTCAGAGGTTTCTTCAGGCCTGCTGCAATACAGACCGCTGCTGTAGATCCTTCCTGCCCACATCAGCATCTTTACCAGCTGTTTGAAGATTATCAACTAATATGAGATCATtattggacagaatttctaggtgcagccgtggtgtggagtgtgttgagtttggtggcaggagaatctcgtctctgctttttgcagatgatgtggtcctcctagcttcatccagctctgaccttcggctcttgctgggtaggttcgtggccgagtgtgaagcggctgggatgaggatcagcacctccaaatctgagaccatggttctcgaccggaaaaggggggctagccaactctgggtcgggagagaggttctacctcaagtggaggagtttaagtatctcggggtcttgttcacgagtgagggtaggagggatcgggagatcgacaggcggattggttcggcgtctgcagtgatgcggacgctgagctgatctgtcgtggtgaagagggagctgagccagaaagccaggctctcgatttaccggtcgatctacgtcccaatcctcacctatggtcatgagctttgggtaatgaccgaaagaacgagatcgcggatacaagcggccgaaatgagtttcctccgtagggtggccgggctcagccttagagatagggtgaggagctcggatattcgggagggactcggagtagaaccgctgctcctccggatggaaaggagtcagttgaggtggtttgggcatctggtcaggatgcctcctggatgcctccctggggaggtgtttcgggcatgtcctgccggcaggaggcccccgggtcgacccaggacacgttggagaggttacatctccaatctggtccgggaacgccttggggtcctgccgaaggagctggtggacaaggccggagaGAGGATGGTCtgaagctccctagttgggatgctgcccccgcgacccggacccagataagcggaggaagacgacgacgactattTTTATTAACGTTGTTGGTCTGTGAAAATCAATtaaacctactttaaaacaggacagattacagatagaagaatagaatagaaataaaacagaaaatccctttattgtccctcagtggggaaagcttggtgtcacagcagcaacaacattcattacaggagcaacaaaggagagtaaaaaataaagaataaacaagaaaacatataaCAGAAACACTTGAAAGTttcaaaagataaaaaaataagaagaaatgctgaatatatgcagattttaaggaataaaatattttaaaacattgaGACACaataagtaatgaataccactgatgtgtgctgTATTTAAAATGGACTTACTCGTGTGtggtttggttattccacattcagtgttactgcaaaaatgagtttgtttccaaatgaaaaggttcaaccgttcatatctgcagataaaggaaaatgtgagCATTTACCACCACTTTTTaacaaatattgagtttggcgcgcaacttcgtcccagtttttccTTTTGGCCCAGTGGGAATGTGAGTTCGAACATGTCAAACATGATTTCCTGCTTTTTGGTTTAATGATCAGACGGCATAAACTCGAGGGATTTGTGATTTCGTGAGGAAAGCGTGAGCTGCTCTGTGGCCGAGATCCTCCTGGCGTGTTCTGGCCCGCATCGAAAGTCACAAGTACGccgttctgctgccgttccgcTTTGCTGATGCTTCTAGTGTGAAGCAGGGGTCGCCGTTTCCTCAGCAGACGTCAGAGGTTCAAAGGCTAATAATCACAGATCAAACAGACCAAACTTCTCCGAGCCAAACTGAATCACTTCCTTCTTTTGGAGCTTCTGACAGGACAAATCCagagagcagcttccgtttcttcAGAGCCGGGGCGGAATATGGGATAGATCCTGTTTGTCGTTACCGTGCCGACGTAAATCCGGCGTTCTACCAGGCTTCTTCCAGAAGTTGCTCTTTTACCGGCATCTTCAGGTGAATCCAATGAAAGGGTGCACTTAGTAAAGGAGTAAATCAGAGTCCTGGTGTCTACGTCGTAGAAGGAGACCACCCTCTGGTCGCAATCCACGAAGACTCCGAGCTTCTCAGGTGCACCTGGCAGGACGACGGGAGGGTTTGAGTTCACCTGGCACCGTCCCCAGTAAGACCCCAGAGTCCAGCATCCATGTTCAGGACTCAGAGACAAGTTGACACCTTTCCTGTTGATGGTGTCTCTGGCCACGCCCACTTCCCAAGTGGTCTGACCTTTCACCGACACCTCAAAGTAAAACCTTCCCGAGGAAAAGCCCTCGTTTCCCAAAACATAGTGAAGACAGTCAAACCTGGACGAGTTGTCAGAGACGTTCCTCCTGGAGCCTCCGTCCATCACTCGTTTCCGGTCTTCTGAGACAATAAGGGACGGATGCGCTGTGCTGGGGTCCAGACTCACTGTAGTCATGCACTCCTGCTGGATTGTCTCCAGCTCATCGTGAAACACCACGTCCGTTTCAGGATCTCCTGGTTCCTGCAGCTCGGTCAGACTAGCTTCTCTGATCATGATCTCCACctgctgactgagcacctcctccgTCTGGGCCACTGCCATCTTCACGGTGTTTTCATGTAGGACTGTTTGGGTTTTGGGTCTGAAGGATTTGGATTCTGTAGGAGCAGCGATGGATGGGAGGTCCTGCAGGAGCCTGAAGTCATCTTCGGTCTTTAAGAGATCTTCTAGCTGGGTGCTTATACGCTGGTTCTCCGAGATCTCCATCTGCAGTTGTCCGACGACCATTTCAGCTTCCTGCTCTGTGGCTTTTTGTTTCTCCTCCAGAAACTCAATCAGCTTCATCTTTTTGGCTTCGATCAAAGCCACCAGAGCTGCGAAGGACCTGATGGTTTCTGCTTTCACCTTCTTCACTTTCTGTCGACGTTGCTTGATGGAGTTTTGAATCCTCTCAGCTGTGATGCTCTTCTCCTCTAAAGTTTGGTCAACTCTGACTTTCATCAACAGCAGCTGCGATTTCCTCTGCTTCAGCTCCTCCTCTAAAGAGACGACCTCGTGCATCGCGTGATCGTCCCTGCTGCAGGCGGCGCAGACGCAGCTCTGGTCCGTCCTGCAAAAGAACTCCTTCAGCTTGTTGTGAGTCCTGCAGGCTCTGTCCTCCAGGGACTCCACGGGGCTGACCAGCGTGTGCCACTTCAACGCCGGAACCCTGTGATGGGGCTCCAGGTGAGCATCGCAGTAGGAGACCAGACACCCAAGACAGGATTTAACAGCTTTGCTCTTCGCACCACAGCAGAGGTCGCAGGGCACGTCACCAGCATGGACAGGAAGGCCGCGGCCCTCTGCTGCGCTCGTCTCCTTGAAAAGCTGTAGAATGTCTCTGAATTCTGTGTTGACTCGCAGCTCGGGCGCGCTGACGAAGCTCTCGTTACACAGCGGACACTGTTTGGCTTCACTGCGGGACCAGAACTCCGTAATGCAGCTCTTGCAGAAGTTGTGTCCACAGGGGGTGGAGACGGGCTCAGAGAAGACCTCCAGACAGATGGAGCACACAAAGGTGTTGACGGAGGCCACCTCTGAAGGAGAAAACAGAGATGGTCAGGAGGACTTCCTGCTTTAGGTTCTGTGTAAAAATAAAATCTGCAGGTTTCTTCaaatatttttgctcattttgaataACAGCTCCATCTAAAGCTGTAAATGACTGTtcaaagtcattttattgtcatttctaccacatgtgcaagacatacagagaaacgaaattgagtttcagtacacacagctcagagatcagacatacatgggcaagacacatgacaagaattggtgactgcggtcattcgcaacatgagtcgcgctaccttaatagatagatgacaagggagttacatgaggataattgggggtaaggtaaaaaaaggcatagcagagttagacccagcagggagtagctctattatacaaaaaaaactcAACAtaaaagcacgaacatcacagatacaaaacatcagatgccgatggggaggcggggttgggcgggatcctgaagcctccaacgggagctgccagtacggcgcatcaaccagctgcagacaaacaggtgggagggagagatgagGAACAGAGAACACATTGAGTTTCCCACAGGTCGctgacctcgaagcagaagtcacaatctgaaggcagggggggaaggtcgggacacagcatctgtcagcattcctcctttcgtgggggtgtgttgaagcagccttggaggctggcttggcgtcagataaaggataaacatgactttgcttggggcaggcagagataattttcctctctgccttggagtctataagtggtcattcatgtccaccagtgaagccgattatacgttctaaacatccccacattgtccggcgaccctctccgagatgacatccatcttgcgcactaacacagccaACACCctgaggacattgtccagcttacggttcacctcaagtaacgtcccagtctgtgaggtcaccgcacgagcggcacattccatgggcgcgggtcgcactccaatcgctcccgtcttcccaaatttccagaaaaccagatatcctcccactccaatcagaagaaatccagtgatcatcaggccgaacatccataaatcttccacgtcctcgatggacaaatgagagagacacacgattcgccagacctcccaagaatcgagtgcatatcccgctgcgaatgtcccctcgggacaggtgggagcccccttctccgttctcatcgtagaaaaaattttatcaatcgcgttgaatgaccagttaattaagtccatttccaagaaaataaaaagaagtagtgatttcaggagaaatgcagagaagtgctctgtaggcagacagagacagagagccttggggaagcagataagggagctgaagaaaaaaagcgtctgtactctctgagggCTGgatgggttctacaaccccccgagCCGCTTCACAACACGACAGGTCATTCACCCAATCACATACTggtgatgtagccatagctgccctgtacacaggcagggtatctgcaggtttaagggagacaaatttaagacttttaaagaccttttttaaggccactttgaccaaatttaagctatttttaaaaataaatttaggctttcatttccagctattgcctggaaccggtgctaaccgcgtcgcgaatgtgggattagccatccagttaccattaaacttgcacttcctcatggcgcaagctcccactagctcaaccagctaatgtgctcatctaaaaatagccgtcgtcatcatcttcctccgcttatccgtgtccgggtcgcgggggcagcatctccCCTAGggcgctccagaccgtcctctgcccggccacctccaccagctcctccggcaggaccccaaggtgttcccggacagattggagatgtaacctctccaacgtgtcctgggtcgacccgggggcctcctgccagcaggacatgcccgaaacacctccccagggaggcgtccaggaggcatcctgaccagatgcccaaaccacctcaactgactcctttcgatccggaggagcagcggttctactccgagtccctcctgaatgtccgagctcctcgccctatctctaaggctgagcccggccaccctacggaggaaactcatttgggccgcttgtatccgcgatctcgttctttcggtcattacccaaagctcatgaccataggtgaggattgggacgtagatcgaccggtaaatcgagagcctggctttctggctcagctccctcttcaccattttACTAAAGCCTTTGACTCTGTGGAACACAGGTTTATACTTGAAACCCTACAATTCTTTGGCTTTGgtgaaaaattctgaaatgtaatCGCTATGTTACATAAAGATATTAATagttccggtgtcggtacaggatctgctcgggtgcaagatcggctcggggtccttcgactgccgatgacgtctaagtacggcaaacccactcaaaAATACaccacacatctatactgttggaaagaatttagcagtttcgttattaaaataatgtttcttatgaCGTACGTTTGTGTTTATTAtggcatttgtaaaataaaacactatattgtattcataatgttgaactcctctttgagcacatcccttgaaggatcataggtgttagcaacacctgtgaaattgtatttgcaggaaagaagtgtgtcccgtttattgaagtattttgtgtttagagtttttgacgtcttgtccatgcgtagttcaggtacgctcatagctgctagccaaaactctggagttaaaagttttctggctttactaaaatacctgtttgtacttatttgattgatggtagttttactttctgttagactccaaatgtaatcatttgacatgtttctaattcataatttgtattaATGTAataggcgatattagcattagcattcttatgggtttttccacatatattagcattgcgctaaccacttgctgccaaattgcagcctttgccattagaaaatctcgttttgtctcgtctcgtctcgtctcgtcttcctccgcttatccgggtccgggtcgcgggggcagcatcccaactagggagctccaggccgtcctctccccggccttgtccaccagctcctctggcaggaccccaaggcgttcctggaccagattggagatgtaacctctccaacgtgtcctgggtcgacccgggggccttctgccggcaggacatgcccgaaacacctccccggggaggcgtccaggaggcatcctgaccagatgcccaaaccacctcaactggctcctttcgatccggaggagcagcggttctactccgagtccctcccgaatgtccgagctcctcaccctatctctaaggctgagcccggccaccctacggaggaaactcatttcggccgcttgtatccgcgatctcgttctttcggtcattacccaaagctcatgaccataggtgaggattgggacgtagatcgaccggtaaatcgagagcctggctttctggctcagctacctcttccccacgacagatcggctcagcgtccgcatcactgcagacgccgaaccaatccgcctgtcgatctcccgatccctcctaccctcact
It contains:
- the LOC107384404 gene encoding E3 ubiquitin-protein ligase TRIM39 isoform X1; this translates as MNRTGSIEVASVNTFVCSICLEVFSEPVSTPCGHNFCKSCITEFWSRSEAKQCPLCNESFVSAPELRVNTEFRDILQLFKETSAAEGRGLPVHAGDVPCDLCCGAKSKAVKSCLGCLVSYCDAHLEPHHRVPALKWHTLVSPVESLEDRACRTHNKLKEFFCRTDQSCVCAACSRDDHAMHEVVSLEEELKQRKSQLLLMKVRVDQTLEEKSITAERIQNSIKQRRQKVKKVKAETIRSFAALVALIEAKKMKLIEFLEEKQKATEQEAEMVVGQLQMEISENQRISTQLEDLLKTEDDFRLLQDLPSIAAPTESKSFRPKTQTVLHENTVKMAVAQTEEVLSQQVEIMIREASLTELQEPGDPETDVVFHDELETIQQECMTTVSLDPSTAHPSLIVSEDRKRVMDGGSRRNVSDNSSRFDCLHYVLGNEGFSSGRFYFEVSVKGQTTWEVGVARDTINRKGVNLSLSPEHGCWTLGSYWGRCQVNSNPPVVLPGAPEKLGVFVDCDQRVVSFYDVDTRTLIYSFTKCTLSLDSPEDAGKRATSGRSLVERRIYVGTVTTNRIYPIFRPGSEETEAALWICPVRSSKRRK
- the LOC107384404 gene encoding E3 ubiquitin-protein ligase TRIM39 isoform X2 — translated: MLNGFLEVASVNTFVCSICLEVFSEPVSTPCGHNFCKSCITEFWSRSEAKQCPLCNESFVSAPELRVNTEFRDILQLFKETSAAEGRGLPVHAGDVPCDLCCGAKSKAVKSCLGCLVSYCDAHLEPHHRVPALKWHTLVSPVESLEDRACRTHNKLKEFFCRTDQSCVCAACSRDDHAMHEVVSLEEELKQRKSQLLLMKVRVDQTLEEKSITAERIQNSIKQRRQKVKKVKAETIRSFAALVALIEAKKMKLIEFLEEKQKATEQEAEMVVGQLQMEISENQRISTQLEDLLKTEDDFRLLQDLPSIAAPTESKSFRPKTQTVLHENTVKMAVAQTEEVLSQQVEIMIREASLTELQEPGDPETDVVFHDELETIQQECMTTVSLDPSTAHPSLIVSEDRKRVMDGGSRRNVSDNSSRFDCLHYVLGNEGFSSGRFYFEVSVKGQTTWEVGVARDTINRKGVNLSLSPEHGCWTLGSYWGRCQVNSNPPVVLPGAPEKLGVFVDCDQRVVSFYDVDTRTLIYSFTKCTLSLDSPEDAGKRATSGRSLVERRIYVGTVTTNRIYPIFRPGSEETEAALWICPVRSSKRRK